From a single Oreochromis niloticus isolate F11D_XX linkage group LG4, O_niloticus_UMD_NMBU, whole genome shotgun sequence genomic region:
- the glis2b gene encoding zinc finger protein GLIS2b, with product MLSLDEPLDLKLPRRANGKDRGARNPPLSPLHPKHARQLHMADDGTAVIEPASPASPHTGVQVVPHDRTDTPTPPAVDLSMSPSSRHTPSSPEMTNGNYIPSSNSHISQAFQFFVPIGHGTGLHLPSSMFIGQTSDKRSSPDLSADEQLACRWKKCHLLFDSLQDLVDHVNDFHVKPEKDSGYCCHWEGCARKGRGFNARYKMLIHIRTHTNEKPHRCPTCNKSFSRLENLKIHNRSHTGEKPYICPYEGCNKRYSNSSDRFKHTRTHYVDKPYYCKMVGCLKRYTDPSSLRKHIKAHGHFVTQEQGSSGGVGSLLKGSQSGGLTSGGGKDSELSYVSGAHIIIPGAAAALLGGHALQGLGGSLPLSPLSSRPLDLSTLGCANSPPGSLGGTSILSFNGSPLGLTKSHLLSPAFPSSALGLPMVPVLGPASECGAQNHHAKKGKGDEAENQVTGGALNLSTGGSHDPLSWVVIPPGTVVLKPAVVN from the exons ATGCTGTCGCTGGACGAGCCTCTGGACCTGAAGCTTCCTCGGAGGGCCAATGGGAAGGACAGAGGGGCGCGCAATCCTCCTCTCTCACCGCTGCACCCCAAACATGCTCGCCAGCTCCACATGGCCGATGATGGGACAGCAGTCATAGAGCCTGCCTCACCAGCATCTCCACACACAG GTGTGCAGGTGGTCCCTCATGATCGAACAGACACTCCCACCCCCCCTGCAGTGGACCTGAGCATGTCTCCATCCTCCCGCCACACCCCAAGCTCTCCAGAAATGACCAACGGAAACTACATCCCTTCAAGC AATTCTCATATCTCACAGGCCTTCCAGTTCTTTGTGCCAATAGGACATGGGACAGGACTTCACCTTCCATCGTCTATGTTCATTGGCCAGACTAGTGACAAGAGATCCTCTCCAGATCTTTCAGCAGATGAACAGCTGGCCTGTCGTTGGAAGAAG TGCCATCTGCTGTTTGACTCCCTGCAAGACCTGGTGGACCACGTTAACGACTTCCACGTCAAACCTGAGAAGGATTCTGGGTACTGCTGCCACTGGGAGGGCTGTGCTCGCAAAGGGAGAGGGTTTAATGCTAG GTACAAAATGCTCATCCACATTCGGACTCACACTAATGAGAAACCCCATCGCTGTCCCACCTGCAACAAGAGCTTCTCGCGCCTGGAGAATCTCAAGATACACAACCGCTCACACACAG GTGAAAAGCCCTACATTTGTCCGTATGAGGGTTGCAACAAGCGCTACTCCAACTCCAGCGACCGcttcaaacacacacgcacgcactaTGTGGACAAGCCCTACTACTGCAAGATGGTGGGCTGCTTGAAGCGCTACACAGACCCCAGCTCTCTCCGCAAGCACATCAAAGCCCACGGCCACTTTGTGACTCAGGAGCAGGGCTCCTCGGGTGGAGTGGGCTCCCTGTTGAAGGGAAGTCAGAGCGGGGGGCTTACtagtggtggtgggaaagattCAGAGTTGTCCTATGTGAGCGGAGCCCACATTATAATCCCAGGGGCAGCGGCTGCTCTCCTGGGAGGCCATGCTCTGCAGGGCCTCGGCGGAAGCCTGCCCCTGTCCCCTCTCAGTTCTCGGCCCCTGGACCTCAGCACACTGGGCTGTGCCAACTCCCCTCCTGGCAGCTTGGGAGGAACATCCATCCTCTCTTTCAACGGCTCCCCGCTGGGTCTCACAAAGTCCCATCTTCTCTCCCCCGCGTTTCCCTCCTCGGCCCTGGGCCTGCCGATGGTGCCGGTTCTAGGGCCTGCATCCGAGTGCGGGGCCCAGAACCACCATGCAAAGAAGGGCAAAGGAGACGAGGCAGAGAATCAGGTGACTGGGGGGGCCCTGAACCTCTCCACAGGAGGGTCTCATGATCCTTTGTCCTGGGTGGTCATCCCCCCAGGCACTGTGGTGCTCAAGCCAGCTGTGGTCAACTga